One stretch of Juglans microcarpa x Juglans regia isolate MS1-56 chromosome 3D, Jm3101_v1.0, whole genome shotgun sequence DNA includes these proteins:
- the LOC121255188 gene encoding CLAVATA3/ESR (CLE)-related protein 16-like, with product MNTVPSQGLRARGSTARHAGASTAIFLLWVVLIFTQISLSFAAAHHEDAGGRLFRSPPGKERFFETPTKTLFHAPSSTTSTTPSQVVANNGDLRETLYGDDKRIIHTGPNPLHN from the coding sequence ATGAATACAGTTCCGTCACAAGGTCTAAGAGCAAGAGGGAGTACTGCCAGGCATGCTGGAGCTTCTACTGCAATTTTCCTCTTGTGGGTCGTATTAATTTTCACCCAGATAAGTTTGTCTTTCGCTGCTGCTCATCATGAAGATGCCGGAGGCCGGCTTTTTAGGTCTCCGCCGGGGAAAGAGAGGTTTTTCGAGACGCCGACGAAGACGTTGTTTCATGCACCTTCgagtactactagtactactccATCTCAGGTTGTGGCAAATAATGGTGACCTGCGAGAGACTCTATATGGAGACGACAAGAGAATAATTCATACAGGTCCAAATCCTCTTCACAACTAG